TTGGCGGTGATCAGCTCTAGGGATGATAGGGGGGCGTCGGGTTTACGCGTCGCCCTTCGATCATGTCCTGCAAGTAATCCGCGACACGCGGGATTATGCGGTCCCAAAACCCTTGACCGGTTGACGCTTTCGACAACGAAGGCGTCGGATCTTCCTGGTCAGCCCACATGTCTTGTCGCACGTTCTCGGGAAACGCAGCCAGCCCCAGACTGGTTTCGAACTCTTGCGCGTGCCCTGGCATGTCGTCCGGTATGCGATGTCCGCCGGTCAGCAGATCGCTTGCATCCGTCGCGGTCAGCACATCCCAGTACGACAAAAAGTGTAAATTGGCTGGCACGATACGCTGAAACTGCTCCCAAATCCCACGACACGGCGCGACGTTGCCGCCATGGCCATTCAGGACCAGTATGTGATGGAAACCGGCCCGCGACATACTCTCGATCATGTCGTTCACCACGGCCAGAAACGTGCCGGGGCGCAGGCTGAGCGTGCCCGGATGTTTCATGTGATGTTCGCTGACTCCGGACATCAGGCCCTGAGCGACGAGCACCTTAGGACGTAACCGTTCGGCCACGTTCACTGCGACGTGGACGGCGCTGCGCCAGTCGTGCTCCATGGCCAGGTGCTCGAGATGTTGCTCGGTGGCAGCCACGGGAATGATGCAGGCCTGTAACTCGCCCGATCGCATGCGCTCGCGAAATTCGCGGCGCGTCAATTTGCCAAGTAGCACGTCGCTGGGTTTGCTCATCCGCTCTCACTTCGTCGTACCAAAAGTCCAACCGCTATTTCTCCGCAACCGTTGATTCCGCTGATGCGCTAAGTCGCCTCGGCGTTAACCACCGGCCGGCTCTTTCCCCTTCTCGAAGAACGACGCCACGGCCTCTGACTCGGACTCGAAGATTTCGAACAACGTGCCGTCGAGACGAGTTACGCGGAATAGTTCTCGCAGTTCCTTATTCATGCACAGCTTAACCCGGCCTCCTTGGGCGCGCACGCGCCGCTCAAGGCGGATCAGGCCACCGATTGCTTCGGACGAATACCGGCTCACCTGTTTCAGCGAAACGACCACGTTCGTGGGCTTTTCTTTCTGGGCGTATTCAACCAAATCGTCGGCCAGGTCGTTGATCAAGTTCCGGCCGACAATTTCTTGCTCGCGCGGCTGAATCAGTGCGACCGGGCCGAGCTGTTTGACGCTAAAACTCTTGAAATCCGCCATAGGATGCTCGTCGAGACGTTGTCAGGCGCGATGCCAGACAATAGATGTGGGTTAGCCCGTGGCACATTATACCTGGCACGTCGGCGGTCCGTTACCGGGGGCAAGCGGTACAAATCACGCGATACCAATAACGGAAGTTTGACTCGTCAAGGTCCGCGCGACCGAAAGTCTTTCGCCGCGTGCGGCGGTTTCTTGCCTGTCGGAAGATCGCCACTCGCGGCGACGCCGCAAAGATGTCAGGGCAGAGGGGATTTCGCCCCGCCGATCATCGGCTAAGATAAGCACGATTCGAGGCGGGCACGGTACAGTCTTTAACCTGAGCGAGGTCGACGATGGGAGCGAATCGGGGAGGAATTGCAGCTCGTGAGCGGCGGCGCCGGCGGCGCCGGAATGAAATCGGCATCGAGCGTGCCGCAGAGCGCAAAGCCGCGGGAGTCGCACCCAAGAAGCCAGCCGCGAAGAAGGCCGTCGTCAAGAAGGCTCCCAAGAAGGCAACGAAGGCAGTTGAATAGGACAAACTCCTCCCCGCCGTGGAGTCGCGGGCGGGCGGTCGTTCCCACTTAGCTATTTCAGTACGGCAGCGTCGCGATAATAGGCGATCGTGCGCCGCAGACCTTCCTCGAACTCGACCTGCGGCTCGTAGCCGAGTGCTCGACGGGCCTCGCTGATATCGGCCAGGCTTTCACGCACGTCGCCCGTGCGCGGCGGCTTGAAAACGGGCTCCACGTCCGTGCCCAGGTACTCGTTCAAAAGCTCGATCAACTTCAGCAGGTTCGTCGAGCGGCCGTTGGCCACGTTAAACACTCGCCCGCTGACCCCCTTTGCGTCGGCGGCCAGTAGGTTGCCGTGTACAACGTTGCCAACAAAGGTGAAATCGCGAGATTGCCCGCCGTCGCCGTAAACCACGGGGCTGCGGCCTGCCAGCATCGATGTAACAAAGAGTGGGATCACCGCCGAGTAAGGGCTATTGGGATCCTGCCGCGGACCAAAGACATTGAAATACCGCAGGGTCACGGTTTCGATTCCGAAACTGTGCGCGAACGCCTGGCAATAGAATTCGGCGGATAGCTTGGCGGCTGCGTAGGGGGACAATGGCCCGGGCAGGTCGCTTTCGCGTTTCGAACTGGCCAGCTTGTCCCCGTAGGCGCTACTGCTGCCGGCATAAACCACGCGGCGAACCCCCGCCTTGCGCGCGGCGTCCAACAGGACTACGGTTCCCGTCACGCACGCGGCATTGGTATCGAGTGGGGTTTCGAGACTGCGCGGGACGCTGGCCAGCGCAGCCTCGTGAAAGATGCACTCTACTCCGGCGACCGCCCGAGCCACGGCCGCCGGATCGGTCAGGTCTCCTTCGTGCAACTCGACGCGCGAGTCGCTTGGGATATTCTTCCGGTGCCCTGTACAGAAATTATCGAGAATGCGCACCCGATCGCCGCGTGCCAGCAATGCCGCGACAATGTGCGAACCGACAAAGCCCGCGCCGCCTGTTACTAAGAATGTTCGCATATTCCCATCGTTGCTTAGGGACGGTGTTTTTCGGAATTACCGCTAGCATACCGGAGCGACGCCTGACCCACGGACCGAAGACAGGACGTACCATCCGCTGCCTAGAGCTTGTTGGAACACTAGCTTAACCGGCAACTGCCGACGCTGAACCGCCCATGCTGTCTCGGAAACTGGAATTTACAGCCGTCCGAGGGTCGATTATTCTCCCCACCCGGGAAAAATGGGCAAGCGTACACTAGCGGCGAGGCCTGACCATGCGACGCCTGATTGGATTTACGACGTGGGCCATGCTGGCCGTTGTTCTGACCGCCGGAATCGCACAGGCCGAAGACTTCCATGTCGACAGCCGGGTCTACAAAGTCGGCGAAACCAAGCCGCTGATCGAAACGACCACGCTATTCTACAAGGGAGTGACGTACGACTTCCTCAAGGATCCGCAGGAAAATCGCGATCCCGAGGTGACGATCTTCGACGCTCCACGCGAGCGGTTCGTAGTCCTCGACCCAGAACGTAAGATCACCACCGAAGTGAAGCTCAACGACGTGCAGGATTTCATCCGCAAAGTCCGGATCGAAGCGGCGGCCAGCCCGAATCCGTTGTTGAACTTCCTCTCGAATCCCACGTTCACCGAAAAGGAAACCGACGAGGGGGAGCTGGAGTTCACCAGCTCGTGGATGATCTATCGATTGAAGACCATCGCCGCAAAGTCGGACGAAGTCGCACGACAGTACGGCGATTTCTCGCACTGGCACAGCCAATTAAACGTCATGATCAACCCGCAGACGCTGCCACCGTTTGGCCGGATGGCCGTCAGTGAGCAGTTGGAGCAGCGAAAGCTGCTGCCGACGGACATCTACATGACGATTTCCCCCAAGGGACCGCAGCCCAAGCTGATTATTCGGGCCGAGCATCGCTTCCAGTACACCATGATCGAACGCGACCGGCAGATGGTCGATGAAGCGCAGCGGCAAATGAAGCTTTTCCGTCAGGTAACGCTGGCCGAATACAACGAACGCCTGAAAGAGGCCCCGGCCGACTCGAAGCAGGCCAAGGGAAAATCGACGAGGAAGTAGCGTGCCTGTCGGTGCGCATCAGCCGGAGCACCGTCGCCCGGCACAGGCCTGGCCCTGGCTGGCCGGGAACTAAAGCATTTCGGCCCGGCCGCCTGAGGGTGTATTCTCGCAATTCGGGGTTCCCGCCCCGCCCGCCCGTCACTCCACGGCGGGGGCATCCTGGGCTCTGGCATCGCCGTGTGGCGCAAGTTACGATGCGCGGGCGCCCTCTGGCTGACGCCCGGCGTGCGCTGGCCTGCCGTATCATGCCCCGCCCTGCCCTGATTTTCCGAGGAGTCTCGCGATGCCTCTTTGCCGTCCGCTTTTCGTAATAGCCACCCTGCTGATCGCAACGACATCGCTAGTTGCGTCAGCATTTGCCGGTGACATCGCGGTCGAGAAGTTCGACGGGGGCGTACATGTCACGCTCGACGGCAAGCCATTCACCGATTACCTGATCCATAACGGTCCAAAGCCAATTCTGTGGCCGATCATCGGTCCCGGTGGACACGAAATGACTCGCAACTACCCTATGAAAATGGTGCAAACCGAGAAGCGTGACCATCCGCATCATCGCTCGCTGTGGTTCACGCATGGCAGCGTTAATGGTATCGACTTCTGGAGCGAAACGCCCGCCACCGGTAAGCAGATCCATCGAGATTTCTTGAAGTGCGAGGCCGCGGATGGCAAGGCCACGATAAGTACCTCGAACGACTGGGTCAGCTATGACGGCAAGAAACAACTCGAGGACATCCGCACGGTTACCCTCAGCGGTGACGCCGATCGTCGCGTGATCGATTTCGACATTACGCTCAAGGCCAGCGAGGGCCCTGTTCGCTTTGGCGATACCAAAGAAGGGACGATGGGGTTGCGGGTTCCGACGGCACTCGACGCCCGGCAACTCGGTACGCGCGGCGAAATCGTCAATAGTGAAGGCATCAAGGACGCCAAGACCTGGGGTAAACAAGCGCCGTGGGTCGACTATCACGGTGTCATCGACGGCGATCCGGTCGGCATCGCGATCTTGAATCATCCCAGCAGCTTCCGTTTCCCCACGTACTGGCACGTACGCGACTACGGCCTGTTCGCGGCAAACCCCTTCGGCCTGCACGATTTTCACGGCTCGAAGGATGAGAAAGAGGGAGAATTCACGCTGCCGCAAGGGGAATCGATCACCCTGCGTTATCGCTTCCTGTTCCATCGCGGCAACGAGAGCGATGGTGGTGTCGCCAAGGCCTTTGAAGCCTATTCGCAAGAGGCGCGGCCGTAACCAATAACGGCGAACGTCAACCGTCACGCATTTCCGTGCCACCGCATGCTCGTATGCACGCGCCGTGTTACGAAATGCGTGCCCATGCACCGCATTTCGCTGTGCCCGCAATCCTTATGTGTTCTTGATGAGGGGAAGCTGGCACGTGCTCTTTTGCGCCGCGGCACCTATAGGATTCGATAAAGTGGTCACATTCTGTCCAAATCGCGCATAACTCCCAAAGAATGAACACCCTATTTTGCCGATAGCAATATCTGTCACCAAGTCTGCCAACCTACCAGACCGCGTCGTCCATCCCGTTTTGTCCAGATGGCCAACGCCGAGCTAGGAGCACATAACCAATCATGGCGTGTACCGCACCGCGGATCGACACGTTAGACGACTTACGAAGATTTGTCAGCCAAACCATTTGCGATCACGAACAACTTGAAGCAGACGCCTATGTGATGACAGAGCTGGTACTGACGAAGTCGGGTTTGCCATGCGGCCGTTACTACTGCCTGCATGGTCCCCGGGCGACGAAGTACTCCGCAATTTGGGTTAGCGACCGCAATACCGTGCTGTTCTACGACTCCACGGGCGAGCGATTTTTGAAGGCCGAACTTGAAGAGGCTCACCGCCTCGAACTTTCGGCCGCTTAGGCAGTTGCGTGCGTCTGTTTGCCGAAAGCCCTGAGGCGAGGAGGCCCCTGGCTGTAAGCGACATCCGCGCCATTCGATTCCTTGAAAATCGACGGCGCGTCACGATCGGCGGCATTGACATGCCACGCCGGTTATTATACATACGTACACCATCATCACCGACACGGAGGTTGTCGCCATGCTCGTCCTGTCGCGCCGCGAAAATGAACGCATAAAACTTGGAGACTCGATCGTCGTCACGGTCGTGCGAGTCAGCCGAGATAAAGTCCGCCTTGGCATCGAGGCCCCCGCCGATATGTTGGTTCTCCGCGAGGAACTAGAGACGGCGGCGAATGCTGCGTTAAAAGCAAGCGACGAGAAAATCGAAGGCGCGAGTTGTTAAAGCTCACTTTAGGTCCGCACGATTTGCCGCATTCTGCCGAAATGCCGGCGAATTCCGCTTAAACCTGATGTGATCCTTCACCTGTGTGAATACAGGCAGCGCCTTTTAAACTAAAGCCGGGCCGCAGTTTTCTGCGGCCCGGCTTTTTTTATTTTACGCGCACTCCCCTGCGTACAGAGCTGTCCGGTCGCTCACCGCTCGACTATCTAGCTCAGGCGGATTCTGGCTCTCGCGCTTTCTCTCCATGCGAGTTTTTGTTTGGGGGCGTTACTCGCGTTTCCAAATAATCACCTCATGAACGCATCATCAAATCTACATATTTTCATATTTTGGCCCAAATCGTTGACAACTGGACGATCGCTCTGCTACGCTTTTTGCGGGGAAATGCCCATTGCTGGCACGCCCCCGCAGCCCACCGCCTGGATGCCCGGCTCGCCTTTTGCACACCTGCGACCGGTCTCAGGCTTGTCACACCTGATTGAGTCAAAAAACGAGCGAATCGCCCTGCGGTTCAGAGAGAGGTCGATCGGATGCGACCTTGCTGGCCGTCCTGGGACCACGGATTTTCTAGGAGATCACTCGATGTTTAGACTTCGCACTGGTCGTCGTGGATTCCTTGCCGTCGGCGCTGCCGGAATGGGCTTGTCCTTGCCCGGACTGCTCCGCGTCCGACAAGCTCAAGCCGAGCAGAAGAACTACGAGCACATCTCGGCGAAAGCCCAGAGCGTGATTCACATCTTCTTGCCCGGCGGAATGGCGCATCAGGAATCGTTCGATCCGAAGCCCTATGCACCGATCGAATACCGCGGCGAACTAAGCTCAGTCGCGACGAAAATCCCCGGGCATCATTTTTCGGAATCGCTGCCGAAGACGGCCGAGATCGCCGACAAGATCACCGTCATCCGCTCGATGACCCACGGCGAAGCCGCCCACGAGCGTGGCACGCACAACATGTTCACCGGCTACAAGCCCTCGCCGGCGCTGGTCTTCCCCAGCATGGGCAGCGTGGTCAGCCACGAATACGGTCCTCGCAATAACCTACCTCCTTACGTCTGCATTCCCAATCAGCTCAACGAATTCGCGGGGACCGGCTATCTGAGTTCGTCGTATGCTCCCTTCGGATTAGGATCCGATCCCGCCGTGAAGGGCTTTCAGGTTCGCGATCTGAACATGGCCGGCGGCGTTGACGAGATTCGCTTCGATCGTCGCAAGTCGGCGTTGGCCGCCGTGAACGACTACTTCCATGCGAAGGAGAAGTCCGACGCCATCACGGCCATGGACACGTTCTACGATCGGGCCTACAGCTTGATTAGTTCCAAAGAAGCCCGCGAGGCGTTCAACATCGATGCCGAACCGGATGCCATCCGCGACGAATATGGCCGCCACGAGGCGGGCCAACGGATGTTGATGGCCCGCCGTCTGGTCACGGCCGGCGTGCGGTTCGTCGCGTTGACCTATTCCGGCTGGGACATGCACAACGGCATTGCCGCCGGCATGCGAGGTGCCTTGCCAGGCTTCGATCAGGGCTTCTCGACGCTTGTCCGCGACCTCGACCGGATGGGGAAGCTGGACGACACCTTGATCATGGTTTCGACCGAATTCGGCCGCACGCCGAAAATCAATGCCAACGCCGGACGCGACCACTGGCCCAAGGTGTTCAGCGTTGTGCTCGCAGGCGGTGGCGTTAAACGGGGAACGATCTACGGTTCTTCGAATGCCGTGGCCAGCGAGCCCGAGGACGACCCGATCGAGCCGCCAGATTTGGCGACCACGATCTATCATCAGTTGGGAATCGTGGCCGACAAAGAGCTCATGGCCCCCGGAAATCGTCCGATCGAAATCGTCGACGGCGGCCAGGTGCGCAAGGAACTGCTGGCTTAGTTCACAGGCGATTCACGCAGGCGGTTCTGCAGTGCTGAAGGCAGGCGCTGCGGAAGTCCATGCCTGATCGGGACCGGTCTCGCTCATACTCGTCAGAAGGTGCAAAACATGCGCAGTAGCATGACTCTGGTGCGATCACTCGCGAAATGCGGCGCGATGATCTTAATCGGCACAACAATCCTGGGCTCAATGGCGAAGGGCGCCAGCCCCAGCGTCGGATCAA
This genomic interval from Pirellulales bacterium contains the following:
- a CDS encoding STAS domain-containing protein, which gives rise to MADFKSFSVKQLGPVALIQPREQEIVGRNLINDLADDLVEYAQKEKPTNVVVSLKQVSRYSSEAIGGLIRLERRVRAQGGRVKLCMNKELRELFRVTRLDGTLFEIFESESEAVASFFEKGKEPAGG
- a CDS encoding carbon storage regulator, with translation MLVLSRRENERIKLGDSIVVTVVRVSRDKVRLGIEAPADMLVLREELETAANAALKASDEKIEGASC
- a CDS encoding DUF1501 domain-containing protein, producing MFRLRTGRRGFLAVGAAGMGLSLPGLLRVRQAQAEQKNYEHISAKAQSVIHIFLPGGMAHQESFDPKPYAPIEYRGELSSVATKIPGHHFSESLPKTAEIADKITVIRSMTHGEAAHERGTHNMFTGYKPSPALVFPSMGSVVSHEYGPRNNLPPYVCIPNQLNEFAGTGYLSSSYAPFGLGSDPAVKGFQVRDLNMAGGVDEIRFDRRKSALAAVNDYFHAKEKSDAITAMDTFYDRAYSLISSKEAREAFNIDAEPDAIRDEYGRHEAGQRMLMARRLVTAGVRFVALTYSGWDMHNGIAAGMRGALPGFDQGFSTLVRDLDRMGKLDDTLIMVSTEFGRTPKINANAGRDHWPKVFSVVLAGGGVKRGTIYGSSNAVASEPEDDPIEPPDLATTIYHQLGIVADKELMAPGNRPIEIVDGGQVRKELLA
- a CDS encoding SDR family oxidoreductase encodes the protein MRTFLVTGGAGFVGSHIVAALLARGDRVRILDNFCTGHRKNIPSDSRVELHEGDLTDPAAVARAVAGVECIFHEAALASVPRSLETPLDTNAACVTGTVVLLDAARKAGVRRVVYAGSSSAYGDKLASSKRESDLPGPLSPYAAAKLSAEFYCQAFAHSFGIETVTLRYFNVFGPRQDPNSPYSAVIPLFVTSMLAGRSPVVYGDGGQSRDFTFVGNVVHGNLLAADAKGVSGRVFNVANGRSTNLLKLIELLNEYLGTDVEPVFKPPRTGDVRESLADISEARRALGYEPQVEFEEGLRRTIAYYRDAAVLK
- a CDS encoding creatininase family protein, which encodes MSKPSDVLLGKLTRREFRERMRSGELQACIIPVAATEQHLEHLAMEHDWRSAVHVAVNVAERLRPKVLVAQGLMSGVSEHHMKHPGTLSLRPGTFLAVVNDMIESMSRAGFHHILVLNGHGGNVAPCRGIWEQFQRIVPANLHFLSYWDVLTATDASDLLTGGHRIPDDMPGHAQEFETSLGLAAFPENVRQDMWADQEDPTPSLSKASTGQGFWDRIIPRVADYLQDMIEGRRVNPTPPYHP
- a CDS encoding PmoA family protein, whose amino-acid sequence is MPLCRPLFVIATLLIATTSLVASAFAGDIAVEKFDGGVHVTLDGKPFTDYLIHNGPKPILWPIIGPGGHEMTRNYPMKMVQTEKRDHPHHRSLWFTHGSVNGIDFWSETPATGKQIHRDFLKCEAADGKATISTSNDWVSYDGKKQLEDIRTVTLSGDADRRVIDFDITLKASEGPVRFGDTKEGTMGLRVPTALDARQLGTRGEIVNSEGIKDAKTWGKQAPWVDYHGVIDGDPVGIAILNHPSSFRFPTYWHVRDYGLFAANPFGLHDFHGSKDEKEGEFTLPQGESITLRYRFLFHRGNESDGGVAKAFEAYSQEARP